A stretch of the Zeugodacus cucurbitae isolate PBARC_wt_2022May chromosome 6, idZeuCucr1.2, whole genome shotgun sequence genome encodes the following:
- the LOC105215615 gene encoding sister chromatid cohesion protein DCC1, which yields MSELQMEVDLDENEEKPYVRTLEDVQSIIKHAKLDAKNLTQVTQALYYPSATMDDDNLKLLELDTHMHQQIRLGQTLYFKGGQNEKIVLCTEEKTYDVKGAEISNSILLVPDLKFAAATSTSPLKSPRAGTSSLETSLNDDDDDISVDRALEQRKVLKIFHEYFECREIRPRYRKIYELLQLTRYSGPENEEYIDRKLLFTYNQLLDTVQCSRKQFDEGLTHFRALEFEGRMRVLECEYEMRIVNCMLGLLSENSWALDEVEYEETLSALEGIAPTEIVKGLFRLYTVPSVGKEGKHTYKESLVSRIIAQNILQPELKFRKDEFMSTWQEAMPEGMCCDETFLRGLGIIDREGNTTCVRSLVEELMPTNIHDRMRMLFKTKTRWTKEEMEPYIECFSTPTLSVSTLLAKHARSLTENGVRYFVSKH from the exons ATGAGTGAGTTGCAAATGGAAGTAGATTTGGACGAAAATGAGGAAAAACC ttATGTTCGCACGTTGGAAGATGTCCAAAGCATCATTAAACATGCCAAGTTGGATGCTAAGAACCTCACACAAGTTACTCAAGCGCTCTACTACCCATCCGCTACGATGGACGATGATAATTTAAAACTGCTAGAGTTGGATACACATATGCACCAGCAAATACGTCTAGGTCAAACGCTATATTTTAAAGGTggacaaaatgaaaaaattgtgcTGTGTACAGAGGAGAAAACCTATGATGTGAAAGGCGCTGAAATCTCCAATAGCATACTGTTGGTACCGGATTTGAAATTCGCAGCTGCTACCAGCACATCACCTTTGAAAAGCCCACGCGCCGGCACTTCATCACTCGAGACAAGTTTgaatgatgacgatgatgacaTTTCGGTTGATCGTGCATTGGAGCAGCGCAAAGTGCTTAAAATTTTCCACGAATACTTTGAGTGTCGCGAAATAAGACCACGCTATCGCAAGATATACGAATTGTTGCAGTTAACGCGTTATTCCGGACCCGAAAACGAGGAGTATATTGATCGCAAATTGCTGTTCACGTACAATCAACTGTTGGACACAGTGCAATGTAGCCGCAAGCAGTTCGACGAGGGTTTAACACATTTTCGCGCTTTAGAATTCGAGGGGCGCATGCGTGTACTCGAATGTGAATATGAAATGCGCATCGTCAATTGTATGCTGGGATTGTTGAGTGAAAATTCCTGGGCCTTAGATGAAGTGGAGTATGAAGAGACTTTATCTGCTTTGGAAGGAATCGCGCCAACAGAAATCGTAAAAGGACTCTTCCGCCTCTACACAGTGCCGAGTGTGGGCAAGGAAGGGAAACATACCTACAAAGAGAGTCTCGTTTCACGCATCATTGCACAGAATATATTACAACCAGAGCTGAAGTTTCGCAAGGACGAATTCATGAGCACTTGGCAAGAGGCAATGCCGGAGGGCATGTGTTGTGAT gaAACATTTTTACGCGGATTGGGCATTATTGATAGAGAGGGTAACACCACTTGCGTGCGTTCGCTTGTCGAGGAGCTCATGCCAACGAACATACATGATAGAATGCGCATGTTGTTCAAGACCAAAACACGTTGGACGAAGGAAGAAATGGAACCTTATATTGA ATGTTTTAGTACACCTACGCTCTCTGTGTCTACGCTATTGGCCAAACATGCACGCTCCCTCACGGAGAATGGTGTGCGGTATTTCGTATCAAAACACTGA